The following are encoded in a window of Sminthopsis crassicaudata isolate SCR6 chromosome 3, ASM4859323v1, whole genome shotgun sequence genomic DNA:
- the NDUFS1 gene encoding LOW QUALITY PROTEIN: NADH-ubiquinone oxidoreductase 75 kDa subunit, mitochondrial (The sequence of the model RefSeq protein was modified relative to this genomic sequence to represent the inferred CDS: deleted 1 base in 1 codon) produces the protein MLRLPVRKALAGLIQCPKGCVRTTATAASNLIEVFVDGQPVMVEPGTTVLQACEKVGMQIPRFCYHERLSVAGNCRMCLVEIEKAPKPVAACAMPVMKGWNILTNSEKSRKAREGVMEFLLANHPLDCPICDQGGECDLQDQSMMFGSDRSRFLEGKRAVEDKNIGPLVKTIMTRCIQCTRCIRFASEIAGVDDLGTTGRGNEMQVGTYIEKMFMSELSGNIIDICPVGALTSKPYAFTARPWETRKTESIDVMDAVGSNIVVSTRTGEVMRILPKMHEDINEEWISDKTRFSYDGLKRQRLTEPMVRNSNGLLTYTSWEDALSRVAGRLQTVQGKNVAAIAGGLVDAEALISIKDLLNRVDSDSLCTEEVFPTAGAGTDLRSNYLLNTTIAGVEEADVVLLVGTNPRFEAPLFNARLRKSWLHNDLKVALIGTKVDLTYSYDHLGDSPNVLQEIASRSHPFSQVLKEAKKPIIVLGSSALQRSDGGAILAAVSTLAQNIRMERNVGDDWKIMNILHRVASQVAALDLGFKPGVEAIRKNPPKMLFLLGADGGCVTRQDLPKDCFIVYQGHHGDVGAPIADVILPGAAYTEKSATYVNTEGRAQQTKVAVTPPGMAREDWKIIRALSEIAGMTLPYDTLDQVRNRLEEVSPNLVRYDNVEGANYFQEASELAKLVNEKLLAHPLVPPQLTIKDFYMTDSISRASQTMAKCVKAVTEGAHAVEEPSIC, from the exons atGTTACGACTACCTGTACGCAAGGCCTTAGCTGGCCTTATTCAGTGTCCTAAAGGATGTG TGCGAACAACTGCCACAGCAGCCAGCAACTTGATTGAAGTGTTTGTTGATGGTCAGCCTGTCATGGTGGAACCTGGAACTACAGTGCTCCAG GCCTGTGAGAAAGTTGGCATGCAGATTCCTCGATTCTGTTATCATGAAAGATTATCTGTTGCTGGAAATTGTAGGATGTGTCTTGTGGAGATAGAAAAAGCCCCTAAG CCTGTAGCTGCTTGTGCTATGCCTGTAATGAAGGGT TGGAACATCCTTACAAACTCAGAGAAATCCAGAAAAGCAAG AGAAGGTGTAATGGAGTTTTTATTAGCAAATCACCCACTAGACTGTCCTATATGTGATCAGGGAGGTGAATGTGATCTGCAG GACCAGTCAATGATGTTTGGAAGTGATAGAAGCAGATTTTTAGAGGGAAAACGTGCTGTAGAAGACAAGAATATTGGTCCACTCGTAAAGACCATTATGACTAGATGTATACAGTGCACTCGGTGtatcag GTTTGCTAGTGAGATTGCAGGAGTGGATGATTTGGGTACAAcaggaagaggaaatgaaatgCAAGTTGGaacatatatagaaaaaatgtTCATGTCTGAATTGTCTGGAAATATCATTGATATCTGCCCAGTAGGGGCTCTTACATCTAAACCCTATGCCTTCACTGCACGCCCTTGGGAAACAAG aaAGACAGAATCTATTGATGTTATGGATGCAGTTGGAAGTAACATTGTAGTCAGCACAAGGACAGGAGAGGTGATGAGGATTTTGCCAAAGATGCATGAAGATATCAATGAAGAATGGATCTCTGATAAAACTAG GTTTTCCTATGATGGATTAAAACGGCAACGACTTACTGAGCCAATGGTCAGAAATTCAAATGGGCTTTTAACTTACACTTCATGGGAGGATGCACTCTCTCGTGTAGCTGGAAGG TTACAGACAGTTCAGGGCAAGAATGTGGCAGCAATTGCAGGAGGTTTGGTGGATGCAGAAGCCCTCATATCTATTAAAGACTTACTTAATAGAGTAGACTCTGACTCCTTGTGTACAGAAGAAGTCTTCCCCACTGCAGGAGCTGG CACAGATTTACGCTCTAATTACCTACTTAATACAACAATTGCTGGTGTAGAGGAGGCAGATGTTGTCCTTTTGGTTGGTACAAATCCACGTTTTGAGGCACCATTGTTTAATGCCAGACTTCGGAAGAG CTGGCTTCATAATGACTTAAAGGTGGCCCTTATAGGCACAAAAGTTGATCTGACATACAGCTATGATCATCTGGGAGATTCTCCAAATGTCCTTCAAGAAATTGCTTCAAGAAGCCATCCATTCAGCCAG GTCTTGAAAGAGGCCAAAAAGCCAATTATAGTATTAGGCAGCTCGGCACTCCAACGAAGTGATGGAGGTGCAATTTTGGCAGCTGTTTCTACCCTTGCACAGAACATCAGGATGGAGAGAAATGTTGGTGATGATTGGAAAATTATGAATATCCTTCATAG GGTGGCAAGCCAGGTAGCTGCTTTGGACCTTGGTTTTAAACCTGGAGTGGAGGCAATTCGGAAGAACCCTCCCAAAATGTTGTTCCTTCTGGGAGCAGATGGCGGTTGCGTTACCCGTCAAGATTTGCCAAAGGATTGCTTCATTGTCTACCAAG GACATCATGGTGATGTGGGAGCTCCCATAGCTGATGTTATCCTCCCAGGAGCAGCTTACACAGAGAAATCTGCTACTTACGTCAACACAGAGGGCCGAGCTCAGCAAACTAAAGTAGCAGTAACACCCCCCGGCATGGCCAGAGAAGACTGGAAGATCATCCGAGCGCTCTCTGAG ATAGCAGGTATGACCCTTCCTTATGATACACTGGATCAAGTGAGGAATAGATTGGAGGAAGTTTCCCCCAACCTGGTTCGTTATGATAATGTAGAGGGGGCTAATTATTTCCAAGAAGCAAGTGAACTGGCAAAG CTAGTGAATGAAAAGCTCCTTGCTCATCCTCTTGTTCCACCTCAGCTTACAATAAAAGACTTCTATATGACAG ATTCTATTAGCAGAGCATCACAGACAATGGCCAAGTGTGTGAAAGCTGTAACTGAGGGTGCTCATGCAGTAGAGGAGCCATCCATATGCTGA